A stretch of DNA from Streptomyces sp. NBC_00271:
CGGCACCGAGCAGCAGCAGCACCTCGTCACCGGCCCGGATGCTGACGCCGTCGACCGTGAGGCCCTCGGCGAACGCCAGCCGCGAAGTGAGCTGAACCGGTGAGTCGTAGCGCAGCACCTCCTCGACAAAGTCGGCCGGTGCCACGGCGCCGGCCCGCAGCCCCGCAGCGATGTCGGGGTGGTCGAAGAGCACTTGCAGTCCGTTGCCGAGCAGGTTGGTGGTGGTCTCGAACCCTGCGACGAGCAGCAGGACGAGATTGGAGATCAGTTGCTCATCGGTCAGCCGGGCGTCCTCGGCGTCCCGCACCTGGACCAGCGCGCTGACCAGGTCGTCACTCGGATTGGCCCGCCGCTGCGCGACCAACTCGCGGAAGTACGCCTGCAGTTCGACGGCCGCAGCATCGGCGGAGTCGAGTACGGACAAGTCGGACAGCAATTCCAACGAGACCATCAGATCGGAGATGGGTCCCCGGAACCGGTAGCGGTCCGACTCCGGGAGGCCAAGCAGCTCACAGATGACACTGACCGGCAGCCGGAAGGCGAAGGCGTCCATGAAGTCCACCGGCGAGCCGTCCCCGCCCGCCTTGTCGAGACCGTCCATCAGGACGTCGACGGTCCGCGTGATCGCGGGCTCCAGCGCGGCGACGCGGCGGGCGGTGAAGACAGCGGAGACCAGCGACCGCACCTGGCCGTGAACCGGCGGATTGGTCCACAGCATCGAATCGTTCAGCACGGCGAACGAGGCATGCTTCTGGTATTCGTTCGACCAGGACATCCGGACCTCCCTGTCCGGCACGCCGTACCCGGGATCACGCAGGATGGCGTTGATCACCCGGTATCCGGAGGCGAGCAGAAACCCGTCCGCGACCGGCGCGATGGGTGGCAGCGCACGCGCATGCGCGTACAGCGGATAGG
This window harbors:
- a CDS encoding cytochrome P450, giving the protein MDVATIVEQLMTPEGRADPYPLYAHARALPPIAPVADGFLLASGYRVINAILRDPGYGVPDREVRMSWSNEYQKHASFAVLNDSMLWTNPPVHGQVRSLVSAVFTARRVAALEPAITRTVDVLMDGLDKAGGDGSPVDFMDAFAFRLPVSVICELLGLPESDRYRFRGPISDLMVSLELLSDLSVLDSADAAAVELQAYFRELVAQRRANPSDDLVSALVQVRDAEDARLTDEQLISNLVLLLVAGFETTTNLLGNGLQVLFDHPDIAAGLRAGAVAPADFVEEVLRYDSPVQLTSRLAFAEGLTVDGVSIRAGDEVLLLLGAANRDPRRYDDPDRFDPDRPDIRPLSFGAGAHFCLGSRLARLEATVAVRRLLARYPRLAPDRQARPTRRDRLVLRGYETLPVTLT